The sequence below is a genomic window from Eleginops maclovinus isolate JMC-PN-2008 ecotype Puerto Natales chromosome 20, JC_Emac_rtc_rv5, whole genome shotgun sequence.
TTGAGCTTACTCACATCGAGATCCTGATCCTGGATGAGGCTGACAGGTAAGCGCCTCCCACCTTAaagctcctcctccacctgtgaAGCGTGGAACTCACCTGTGGGCTCTCCGGTTCCTCAGAATGCTGGACGAGTACTTCGAGGAGCAGATGAAGGAAATCATCCGACTGTGTGCCTACAACCGACAGACCATGCTGTTCTCCGCCACCATGACCGAGGAGGTGAGTCCTGTGACCCGTGAGTCCTGTGACCcgtgagtcatgtgacctgtGAGTCATGTGACCCGTGTCTGCAGGTGTGTCTGAGTCATGTGACCTCTGTTTCCAGGTGAAAGAACTGGCGGCGGTCTCGTTGAAGCAGCCAATCAGGATCTTCGTTAACAGCAACACTGACGTCGCTCCGTTTCTCCGACAAGAGTTCGTCCGAATCCGACAAAAccgagagggagacagagaggccGTGGTGGCTGGTAGGTTCTGATGACACTGTAGTACTGACCCTGTACCTGAGGACTCGTACCTGAGGACTGACCTGAGCTGTGCGTTTTGCAGCCCTGCTGACCCGGACCTTCCAGGACCACGTGATGTGTTTCACGCAGACGAGGAAGCAGGCGCACCGACTGCACATCCTGCTGGGGCTGATGGGCCTGAAGGTCGGAGAACTGCACGGAGAACTGAGCCAGAGCCAGAGACTGGAGAACCTCAGGTACCATCACCTCACCTGATGCTGACTCTGAGGTCCCTGGGGATGACTTACCGTCCTGTTACTTACCTGTGGATTATTACCTGTGGATTATTACCTGTGGATTAGTTACCGCCACCATAGAGGTCGTATTTTAGGTTTGTCGGCAGGATTACACAAGATGTACCATCCTGTTTTGCACGAGTCTTTAACCCGTTAGTCGTCTGGCTTGAggtgtgtaactgtgtgttgGTTCTCTGGTTCTCCAGGCGGTTTAAAGACGATCAGATTGACATCTTGGTGGCGACAGATGTAGCAGCCCGCGGTCTGGACATCGATGGAGTGAAAACGGTGAGTCACTTCCTTTCCTACTTTCTGTACGGTAAAGTCAcccagagctgcagctgagtCTGTTTTTGAACTGTTGTCcccatagatagatagatagatagagtcggaggatgaaacctactgactgagccactgctggacataagctataatgctaattaatgcaacgttatgctaactgtgctaactgCCCAACATCTGCAGGTCCGTCTCTGAGCTGGAGACCTTACTGCACATTTGTATCATAACACTCTGGGGTCTGAACACGTCCGATCCACAGTCCTGGATCCAGACTAGAGGGGAAGCTTTGTCTTTAACCTTGACGCATAAGAACAATGcccctgtctccctctctgtcctgtctgtctctcaggtgaTAAACTTCACCATGCCGTCCACAGTGAAGCACTACGTCCATCGTGTGGGACGGACGGCCAGAGCCGGGCGCTCCGGACGCTCCGTGTCTCTGGTGGGGGAGTCCGAGAGGAGGATCCTGAAGGAGGTCGTCAAGTCCGCCAAGAACAGCGTGAAGGCCCGGGTCCTGCCGACAGGTACACccacctgagagacagacgGGTGTGGGGGGAGACAGACGGGAAGAGAAAGTGGGGAGAGACAGACGCATGGGGTGGTGAGCCACAGACAGGTTGTTaagtgtctctctgtctctctgagccACAGACAGGTTGTtaagtgtctctctctctctctgagccaCAGACAGGTTGTtaagtgtctctctctctctctgtctctctctctctctgagccaCAGACAGGTTGTTAagtgtctccctctgtctctctctctatctgagCCACAGACAGGTTGTTaagtgtctctctctttctgagcCACAGACaggttaagtgtgtgtgtctctctctctctctctgtctctctctctgtctgagcCACAGACAGGTTGTTaagtgtctctctctttctgagcCACAGACAGGTTGTtaagtgtctctctctctctgagccaCAGACAGGTTGTTAAgtgtctctcgctctctctgaGCCATAGACAGGTtaagtgtctctctctgtgagcCACAGACAGGTTGTtaagtgtctctctctctctgtgtgtcagacGTCATCCTGAAGTTCAGAGACGTGATCACTAAGCTGGAGAAGGACGTGGAGGCGGTGGTGAggctggagagagaggagcggGAGTTCGCTGCATCTGAGGCCAAGGTAAGCAGTAACCAGTAACCAGTAACCAGTAACCAGTAACCAGTAACCAGTAACCAGTGAGCCTCCCTTCTGCCTGTGGCACGGAGCGTCTCTATATTGATGATGAGTGTTCTTGTACTTCCTGTAGCTGAGCGTGGCTCAGAAGCGTCTGGAAGGCTCTTCCACCGCCGACTCTCAGAGGGTCTGGTTCCAgactcagcaggagaggaaacagagccGGGGtgagtacaaatacacactacTGCCCTCTCACCTCATCCTCAGCAGTACTCTGTAGTATTACTCTAATGTGTTTAACCTCCCCCCCCAGTGTCGAAGGCTCTGCAGGAGTTCGATCTGGCTCTGagggggaagaagaagagacagaagtTCCTGCAGGAAGGCAAGAGGAAGGATCCCACGGTGAGACGGAGTGAACCATATGTAGTTTCAGACGGACCAGAAGTCTGATTGTATTTGTAATGAGATGACTGATGTCTGACGTCCGGTGCTCAGGCGGAGGAACGCGCTCAGTTCGAGATCCTGAAGGCTCAGATGTTCGCTGAGCGAGCGGCGAAGAGAGACCGGAGGCCGAAGAGAGCGAGGGCGAtggcggaggaggaggcggcgCCGAGGAAAGGTCCGATTACTGCATCAGTActcagaagtactcagatatacTGCATCAGTActcagaagtactcagatatacTGCATCAGTGCACAGATATACTGCATCAGTTCGAAGATATACTGCATCAGTTCGAAGATATACTGCATCAGTACACAGATATACTGCATCAGTGCACAGATATACTGCATCAGTTCGAAGATATACTGCATCAGTATACAGATATACTGCATCAGTACACAGATATACTGCATCAGTACACAGATATACTGCATCAGTACACAGATATACTGCATCAGTACTCAGTCAGAAGTACTCGGATACACTGCATCAGTACACAGATGTACTGCATCAGTACACAGATGTACTGCATCAGTACACAGATATACTGCATCAGTGCACAGATATACTGCATCAGTACTCAGTCAGAAGTACTCGGATACACTGCATCAGTACACAGATGTACTGCATCAGTACACAGATGTACTGCATCAGTActcagaagtactcagatatacTGCATCAGTACACAGATATACTGCATTAGTACTCAGATATTCTGCATCAGTACTCAGATATACTGCATCAGTACACAGATGTACTGCATTAGTACTCAGATATTCTGCATCAGTACTCAGATATACTGCATCAGTACTCAGATATACTGCATCAGTACACAGATGTACTCAGATATACTACATGTACACAGATGTACTCGGATATACTGCATCAGTACACGGAAGTACTGCATCAGTACACAGATATACTGCATCAGTACACAGATGTACTCAGATATACTACATGTACACAGATGTACTCGGATATACTGCATCAGTACACGGAAGTACTGCATCAGTACACAGAAGTACTGCATCAGTACTCAGAAGTACACATGAGTTCTGATCGATGTTTAACTGTCCCTGCAGCAACCAATcagaaaggaggaaaaggagggaagCAGTCTGTGTTCGACAAAGAGCTGACCAACACCAGCAGCAAGGCTCTGAAGCACTACAGAGCAGGGTGagacacctgtctgtctgtctgtctatttgtttacctgtctgttaACCTGTCTCACTTGTCTGTTTACCTGCTTTTTTTACAGACCGTCCTTCGAGGACAGGAAACGCCTGGGTTTGGACAAGAAGCGTCCGGGGGGCTCCAGGtgagtgtctctctctctctctctccctctgtctgtctctgtctctctctctccatctcaacagaaacaaagatgGCTGACGCTCTGTTCTGTCCCTCAGGttcaacaacaagaagaagaagtgatAAGAGCCAAGATGGCCGTCTGCATCAGCAGTCTCCACGTTGTCTCTGTGTTCACTGTGTATATctttccctttgttttgttcatcaaagatcttttaaataaagttgccGCATAAAACCACGTCTCTGGTTCCTTCTGTGGTCTCACTAAAGAGACATGAAAAGGACACAGCATGTTATTAAAGAAAGTTTTGTTAACGTGAGATGAACACAGCTCTGCAGACGGGGTCTGTTGTGGGTAAAGGTTTTTAATTAATACTGAAATACAATCAAACAGGCAAAGTTCTGTACAGTAAAGGAAACAAGAACAGGCTCTGGTTTTTCTCCAAAATACATTCAAGAAGATTTCCGATAACACAtcaacataaataacaaagtgTTTCATGTTCGCAGACAGCAGGTCAGATAATTCAATATATTACActctttacaaaacaaacacgtCTTATTTCTTAACTCGATGGTTCGGGCGGTAAAAGGGACTCTTAGTTTGGtaggtttgttttatttttgtgaccTGAAGAGAGGATTTAACTTCAGTGTTTAGGTGTTTACATTCCTGTCGCCAGGTAGCTATCTACTCACCTGGATTCATAATGAATTGTACTTAGCATTAGCGCTAGTTAGCACTGACTGCCCTTTGCTCTTTGGGTAAATGAAGAAGTTGGTTTTAATGTTTGACCTGGGTTTGAGGCgttgtgtttcttgtttttaaggGACGGGTGCAGATGCAGCTCTAGCTAGCTATATGCTAACCGCTTAAAAGAGATAAAGTGGTTGGGAGTGAAAACTTGTATGATAACTGTTAGCTGTCAGTATAGACAGTTGTGCATTAAAAAGATAAACTTAACTGGATTGTGGAAACAAAATACCAGAGTGCTGACTCATTAAGTGAAATAATCCCACCTGAGATCTGTCAAAGTGTGTGTAGTTACAGCCCTCGGCCTCTAGAGGGCAGAACGAAGCACAACACGTAACGGTGAGTTTAACGTCAGCCGCAGAGAGCTCTGGGTTCTGATGAAGGTCTGTGTAAACCTCTGAAAATAATTAATCTGTTGGTGAGTTGCAGAGAGGTGGAATCAAGAAACCAATCAGGTGTGAGCATGTTGCAGCAGTGAACCAATCAGGTGTGAGCATGTTGCAGCAGTGAACCAATAAGGTGTGAAGTGACCAAGAACAGATCCAATCAGTGATAATGAGAACAAACATTGGCTGCACAGGCTAAACCATTCACATGAATAAATCATACATCCCATGATGCTTCAGTCAGAGTTCCCATGATGCTTCAGTCAGAGTTCCCATGATGCTTCAGTCAGAGTTCCCATGATGCTTCAGTCAGAGTTCCATGATGCTTCACGCTTCCAGCTGGTGTTGAAAGTCTTCACAGATTTGATTCATATTTGGGTTCTAAGTTAAGTGTTCTACTTGGTTCCGGTCCAGGCTGGGTCTGAGTGTGGCGAGGGAGCACAGAGTTCCGAGTCCGAGTCCGACTCCCCTTGAGCGATGGAGGGCCGGACGCCTCCCTGCTGGTCTGCCGGGCTGGTGGTGGAGTAGAAGTCGTTGTTGAGAAAGTCCAGCTTCTCACTGGACGGGGGAACGGAGAACCGGCTGCAGGAGCGCCTCAGCTCCCCATCCGGCTTCACCTCCTCGGCCCCCCCTCTCTCACCGGTGCTGTGCCGGTGCGACCGGTTCCCGCCGTGCCTCTCCCCGGGCGGAGGAGGCGGGAGTCGCACCAGTGACCCGTCTCCCACTGGAGTGGGTGGGGCCTGCTGGGGGAGCTGGGAGCTGATTGGCTGCCAGGAGGTGGAGGGTGGGCAGGTGGGGAGGGTGGAGTTCCTGTGACCAGTGGAGCTGCAGGAGCGGACCATCTTCATCCCGACACGACTCCTCTCCGTCAGGTCGGCAGGCATTACCCTGCacaacaagtaaacaaacaactggttaaaaaacatgtaaacaattAAGTAAAACGAAAGTAAACAACGAGTACACAACAAAACTAAACCATAATGGGATGATAGGAACTCACTGGCTCTTCTCTAATTGGTCCACTGGACTCTGGTAGGGCGGGGCCGGCTCCTTGGATCCAAAGTAGGCGTCGGTCTCAGCCTGAGGGATTCCCATTCGCCGGATGTAGATGTTGACCAGGAAGTCCAGCTTCCTCTCCATGGACAGGACCTGAGGGACCGGAGTGGAAGACCAATCAGATTTAAGCTGACGCTGCAGAAAAGTGCTCAAAGGGTTTCATTGGTTACCTGCTTCTCCACCTTCCCCAGCCGTCCCATCATGCTCGGGTCCTCAGGAGTCTCCTCATTGGCGGGTTTGGGACGGTCCTTGTCTGCTATTGGTGTTCCTCTGCCGACTATCTGGTCCACCCTGCCAATCAGAAGACAGAACACATCCTCAATGAATTACAGCTTTGGGCCTTTTCACGTTGTTTGGGATGTTTTTGGTTCCAGGTGTTCATAGTCTTCTAACTACGGAGGCCGGCAGGTGCCAACATGTGACAACGGTCGAGATCTCCAGCAACTGGACAACACATCcatcatttagaaaacattcagccacttgaagaaaaatgagcaaaatacaaatacaaaacgctGCATGAAGCTGGGCTCTTGGCATAGGTCGGAGGTCTGAGGTCGTACCTTGCCTGGAGGTTCTTGATGCGGGCGAGCATGTCCAGGTGTCCGGCTGAATACTGCTCGATCACGTCCATCACATCGTACG
It includes:
- the ddx27 gene encoding probable ATP-dependent RNA helicase DDX27 — translated: MLQDLGLIGTLRDEDLSPEEPDTESEPEDEPIILNRKKKLGRRGVKDFNTDFEFGERDLNDDDSWVMADVMKQIKIKRTATTLDQKIDKIRKKRKAEEKSSEGDGTEGSAEKNQEERADEEEEEDVKPAAGEEEEEDDVEDEEDEFDSSDEQILTQSDTLRDKERRGRKRKIEEGAPQSYSGDASQFDDQLTFEDMNLSRPILKAITALGFKVPTPIQQACVPVGLLGRDLCACAATGTGKTAAFVLPVLERLIYKPRTSQVTRVLVLVPTRELGIQVHSVARQLAQFSSITTCLAVGGLDLKSQEAALRAGPDILIATPGRLIDHLHNTPTFELTHIEILILDEADRMLDEYFEEQMKEIIRLCAYNRQTMLFSATMTEEVKELAAVSLKQPIRIFVNSNTDVAPFLRQEFVRIRQNREGDREAVVAALLTRTFQDHVMCFTQTRKQAHRLHILLGLMGLKVGELHGELSQSQRLENLRRFKDDQIDILVATDVAARGLDIDGVKTVINFTMPSTVKHYVHRVGRTARAGRSGRSVSLVGESERRILKEVVKSAKNSVKARVLPTDVILKFRDVITKLEKDVEAVVRLEREEREFAASEAKLSVAQKRLEGSSTADSQRVWFQTQQERKQSRVSKALQEFDLALRGKKKRQKFLQEGKRKDPTAEERAQFEILKAQMFAERAAKRDRRPKRARAMAEEEAAPRKATNQKGGKGGKQSVFDKELTNTSSKALKHYRAGPSFEDRKRLGLDKKRPGGSRFNNKKKK